One genomic segment of Terriglobia bacterium includes these proteins:
- a CDS encoding sulfurtransferase, whose translation MRKAFLFLALLSLGISSGFAQCDPATPVTMNEEGSSSKGSLNKSSLLVSTTWLVEHLKDPSLVLIQIGQKEGYEAGHIPGARFLSYMDISTPSGKGLTLELPKIDELKSTLEKIGISDNSRIVLYYGSDWVSPTTRVFFTLDYIGLGGQTSILDGGLPVWRAEGHPITKEVPRIQPGSVTPHPRSSIVVDAAWVNSNLNNHSVAIVDARAPEYYSGTSAGRMKRAGHIPGAVNIPYSSLLDDSNKIKTPDELRAAFQAAGITPGRHIVSYCHIGQQATVVYFVAKYLGFEPSLYDGSFEDWSGRAELPVTTAGPGESGRK comes from the coding sequence ATGAGAAAAGCGTTCTTGTTTCTTGCGCTACTGAGCCTGGGGATAAGCAGCGGATTTGCCCAATGTGATCCGGCGACCCCGGTCACGATGAATGAGGAAGGATCCTCGAGTAAAGGCTCCCTCAACAAAAGTTCTTTGCTGGTCTCAACAACGTGGCTAGTGGAACATCTGAAAGACCCTTCTCTGGTGCTGATCCAAATCGGCCAGAAAGAGGGTTACGAGGCCGGACACATTCCCGGCGCGCGTTTCCTCTCTTATATGGATATATCAACGCCTTCCGGGAAGGGCCTTACGCTCGAGCTTCCAAAGATTGATGAGCTGAAGTCAACACTGGAAAAGATCGGAATTTCCGACAATTCGCGGATAGTTCTTTATTATGGCAGCGACTGGGTGTCGCCCACCACAAGGGTGTTTTTTACGCTGGATTATATCGGGCTGGGCGGGCAGACCTCGATTCTGGATGGCGGACTCCCGGTCTGGCGCGCCGAAGGTCATCCGATTACCAAAGAGGTCCCCCGGATCCAACCGGGCTCGGTAACTCCACACCCCCGATCCTCAATCGTCGTCGATGCCGCCTGGGTGAACTCCAATTTGAATAACCATTCGGTGGCGATCGTTGATGCCAGGGCGCCGGAGTACTATTCCGGGACCAGTGCGGGTCGAATGAAGCGCGCCGGTCATATCCCCGGCGCAGTGAATATCCCGTATTCGAGCCTCCTGGATGACTCCAATAAAATCAAGACTCCAGATGAGCTTCGGGCCGCGTTTCAGGCCGCGGGGATCACGCCGGGCCGCCACATCGTTTCCTACTGCCATATTGGACAGCAGGCCACGGTGGTTTATTTTGTGGCGAAATACCTGGGATTCGAGCCCAGTCTTTATGATGGATCATTTGAGGATTGGAGCGGACGCGCGGAATTGCCGGTCACGACGGCGGGGCCGGGGGAGAGTGGACGGAAATGA